In Deltaproteobacteria bacterium, the sequence TCCATAGGCCAGGCCCGGCAGGCTGTCCATGCCATCCACTCCCATCTGATAAACGTTTACCAGGTCTTGCAGTGACTCGGCTTCAATCCTTTTACGGGCCTCCTCCACCATGCCAGGGCTGAGATCGAAACCTTCCACAATAGCGCCGCGCTTCACCAAGACCACGGCCAGTTCCCCTGTGCCGCATCCTATCTCCAGCACGCGGGCGCCTGGTTGAATCTCATGGGCCACAGCCTGCTTCATCTCACGGACCCGGGCCCGGCTGATCTCGTCCATGCGACGATCATATGATTGAGGCCGGGTTTCCAATATTTTCATGAAGATATAACTGAACACACCTTATCCCATCATCCCGGCTTGCCTCAGGCCTTTGGGGTCAGTATTTGATACTAGCTGTTTCAATCGGATCGTCGGTAGGGAATTTCGATGGTGATGTTGAGGTGTTTCAGTATCCTGAGGGCCCGCCTCAGCTCTTGCTCCTGCCTTTGACTGAGCGATGGCAGGGGCCTGGTCGGATCGCCGACCGCATAAACAATAACCCGGGTGCCGTCCGGCCTGGTAATGGTCCATGTGCCCATGTCCGTGGCCGCACGACCGGCTATCCTGATCTCTGATTCGAGCATGAGGCAAAGGGTTTCGTTACTGACCCCGGCTTTTTTGAGTTCACTCACCGCGGCCGGAGTAACAGTCAGTCGGGACTTCGCGCCTGAGGCCCGATCCAGGCGGATAAGGAGCTGGATGATGTCCTCGGCCAGGCCCTCTTCAGCCAGCTTCTTTACCTGCTCAAAGGTCAGGCTCGGTTTCCTGGTCCGGCCTGGGTCCTGTTCGAGACTAGAGAGCAGATCAATAGTCCTTTGAGAAAGCCCCAGTCCGGTGAGCTGCCTGGTCTGTTCAGGCGTCAGGGCCCAAGCCGGTCCAGCACCGAGGAATGAACCAAGCAGCATGGCCAGGAGTACGATTTTGAGGAGAGACAAGGTTATTTTCATGAGGTTAATATTAAAAATATCTCTTTAAATTAGTAAGTTATAATTAATTTATAATATGTTACTTTAATAACAGCTCTATCCTGAACAGTCATGTCCACAGGACGTTCTTGCTCCCGTGCTCGGCATAGTACTCCTTCTCCACCATCGACTTTAGCCCGGACAGTTCTTGATACACCGCTGCCACCTTGCGCCCATACTCAGTCTGCGGGGTATTATCAATGTATTTTTTTAAGATGTACCTGTCTTTTAGGACCTTGTCGCAGAGAAAGACCAGTTTCTCGAAAACCGGTTCATAGTAGCCTGGAATAACATGCTGGTTTTTCAGTAAAAAATTGAGCAGGGCATCCAGGAGGTCGAGGTATTTTACCCTGGATTTGCCTGAGAACAGCCGTTCCAGGCGATGGACAGCGTGTGCCTGCTCGATATAAGCCATCTGGGCGATGATCTTCTTGTGCAGGTCCCGGTGGGACCTGAAATGCGGCTCCATTTCCAGATTCAGGATGTAGGAGTTAACGATTTTTTCCATCTTTTCCAGGTATGCCGGGGAGGAGGCCACCAGCCGGCGCTGATGCTTGGACAGCCAGGCCAGGAGGAATTTGAGGCGATCTTCATGTTTCACCGTCCCTTCGACGACCTCCTGCCCCTGGAAGACGATCCGGCCTGAATACTCCCCGCGCACGATGTCATTGAGCCTGACCAGCCGATCCTCTCGAGCCTGAAGAACATTAAACCAGGGGAAGCGTTCTCCGGTCCGCGGATGGATTATTTCCTGGTCTTCCAGGGACAGGGCCCGTTCCTCGATGACATTGTGCTTGTTGTACCGGTGCTGCTGGTAGATGGCCCTAAGAAGCACCACCTGGCGTTCGGGGTCCACAAAGTAGCCTTCATTTTCCAGCTTCCGGATAAGCGCCTTAGATTTTATGTTCAGGGGAACCAGGGCCACTTTTTCAAGCTCAGGGTAACGGTCCTTGCCTACGGGGTGATAGAGCGAGGTGATGACCCGATCTGTTTGGCCCAGGACCTTGACCAGGAATCGCTCCCGGTGACGGCTGAGGTCGCGGGTAAAAATAGCAGCCGAGGTCCGCCTTTCCGATGAGATGGGAAAGCCGTAGAGCTCCATCAGGAACTGGTAGATCATCAGCCGGTTCTCATGGTATAACCTGTTGTCTTTACTCTTGAATTTGCCTATGCGCCGCCCAAATGATTTGATGGCTGCATCCAGATTTGAGGGAAAGGAGGCAAACAGCCCCAGTAAACGAAAATCACCACTCTCATCGCGGGCAATGATGTGCGCTCGATCCATATGAAAGATGAATTCAAGCACCGCCGGATAGTCTGAGAGCGCAGTCAGTTCCTTGTCTTCGAGCCGCAGGTCAAAATCCAGATGAAACTCGCGAGGCAGACGGGACTTGAAAAGGTTCTTGTTAAAGGCGGCAGATGGAACCCTGGGCGCGGACAGCGTAATGCCTTCACCGGGTTCATCTGTTTGAAGCAGATCAAACTGGAAACGCTCGGCCTGGTAGTCCAGCGCACGGTCGAGAACCAGGAGGCTGAACTTGGGTAACTGTGAATATTCCAGGAAGCTATCCTCAAAGGAAGGCAGAAGCTCGCGAGGTTCGATGAGCGGATAATCCGGTCCATAGACCCGCAGCAGCGCCTGGGACATATGGATGTAATCCAGGATTTTTTTGACGCTTGACAGGTCAGTGGCCGCCACTTTGCCTCGCAAGTAGTCGGCCAGGGGCCGATCCCCCACCATGGCCTGGCTGAAGTAATCCAAAAGCATCGAACACCCGGCTCCTTGATTAATTGCTTAAAATAATAAAGTAAAATAAGGTGTTAGTCAAGAAAAGCTTGCCATAACGGCAGAATTAGCAGAATAATGCCAGCCCAAACCCTGGGCCGTGTTTCGGTCGGGTTTATTACTAGATACGAAAGCGCGTCCCCTTCCGCCTCTGCTGGAGGCTGGCCGTCTTTCTTGCTGTCATTTCAGCTGGATATGCGGCTGGTTTTCCGGCTGCCACCGGGCTCGGCTTTCTTCCCTTTTTCTCAAATATGTGGTAACTTACGTTAAATTTGACTTGACAAGATGACCGGTTTGGCTAAAGTTACCGTCTTACCTGGATGGTAAGAGCAGCGTGAATTTGAAAATCAGAGTTACAGATATCCCGGTCACGGGCATGGAGCTGTTTTATAACCTGACAGTGCGGGAGGTCGAGGTCCGCCTGACCGCGCTGGGGGGAGAGCGGGTTCGGTTAGCCGCCCCGGTCATGACCAGGTTCAAGCTGGAACGAACCGGAGACCGTGTGCTCATCCAGGCTAAGGTCAGCACGGTTCTTCGTCTTGTTTGCTCTCTTTGCCTGGATGAATTTGATATGCCGATGTCCGAGGATGTGTTTTTAGCCTTGACACCATTTTCCAATGAACAGGCTGAGAAAGAGGTGACGGCCGGGGAGCTGAACGAAGAGTATTACGACGGCGAAGAGGTTGACCTGTGGCCCATGATCCAGGGGCAGCTCTTTTTAGCGCTGCCCATCAGGCCGGTGTGTCGAGAGGGCTGTCAGGGGCTCTGCCTCATATGCGGCCAGAATTTGAACGTTAAGTCGTGCGGCTGCTCTTCTCCAGCCGGTCACCCCGGTTTCATGAAGCTAGCGCAGCTTAAGGAAAATTTATCGAAAAAATAGATTCAAGGAGTTAAAATGGCCGTACAGAAGCGCAAGATGTCCAGAAGCAAAAGCCGAAAACGGCGCACGCATTACAGCCAGAAACAACCGACTTTAGTGCATTGTTCCCAGTGTGATGAGCTAAAGCTGCCCCATCATGTCTGCCCCAATTGTGGCACGTACCAAGGCCGCCAGATAATCGAGGTGGGCGAAGGTTAGCTCCGGACTATCCGGCGCGTTAAAATCAGCCAGAACCCAGTCTTTAACATAGGAGAGAATTTTTTCCATGAAGATTGCCATGGATGCCATGGGAGGTGATCAGGCCCCTGGGGTCGTCGTGCAGGGCAGCGTGGAAGCCGTGCGCGATCTCGGCGTCTCGGTGATACTGGTGGGGGATGAACAGGCTCTTGACCGCGAACTGGCCAAGACCGGCCCGGTCAGCAGCCGCATCTCCATCAAGCACTGCACCCAGGTGGCGGCCATGGACGAACCGCCCATCGAGGTCCTCCGGCGCAAGAAGGACTCCTCGGTGCGCGTGGCCTTTGAGCTTGTCAAATTAGGCGAAGCCCAGGCCGCGGTCAGCGCTGGCAACTCCGGCGCGACCCTGGCGGTGGCCACGGTGGTTCTGGGGAGGATGAATGGAGTGGAACGTCCGGGCGTGGCCAGTATCCTGCCTTCGGTTCAGGAGCAGTTCATCATCATTGACGTCGGCGTCAACCTGGACTGTAAGCCTTCTTTTCTTATTCAATTCGGCGTCATGGCCCATGCCTATGCCCGTGAGATTCTTGAAATGGAACGGCCCCGTCTGGCCCTGCTATCCATTGGCGAAGAGGATTCCAAAGGCAACCTTCTGGTCCGGCAGACCCATGACCTCTTCAAGAAAAGCTCGCTTAACTTTATCGGCAACATCGAGGGACGGGACCTTTTTTCCGGGCAGGCCGATATCGTGGTCTGCGACGGCTTCGTGGGAAACGTCGTGCTCAAGCTTTCAGAAGGGCTGACCGAGATCATCAACGGCATGCTCCAGCAGGAGCTGAACACCGGTCCCTGGCCCCGGGCGGACGTCATGATTTTACAGGACGTGTTCAAGCGTTTTCGGAAAAAGGTTGATTATGCGGAGTTTGGCGGCGCGCCTCTCCTGGGAGTCAATGGAGTTGGCGTCATCAGTCATGGCCGGTCTTCACCCCGGGCCATTAAAAACGCTATTCGCACCGCGGCTGAATTCGTGCGCCTGAAGATGCCTGAGCGCCTCCAGGCCGGATTGGAGGAATCAAGAGAGCTCATCGCCAGCACGCGGCCTAAACGTCATTGAATCGGCCTTCAACCAAGCCTGGCTCTATGTTTTCATTTCTTAAGGAGCAGTAGATGGATTACTTTTTAACCGAAGAACAGCAGATGATCCAGGACCTCGCCCGCCAAATCGCTGAAGACAAAGTTCTGCCTCTGCGGGCTGAGCTGGACGAGAAGGAGGAGTTTTCTCACGAGATCATAAAGCATTTTGCCGATTCCGATCTTTTGGGCCTCAATATTCCAGAGGAATATGATGGCATGGGCATGGGCGTTTTCGAGCAGGTTCTGGCCACGGAGCAGGTGGCCCGGATCTGTTGCGGGACAGCGGTCACCTTTGCCTCAGCCGGGCTCGGGGCCGCCCCCATCCTGCTTTACGGCTCTGAGGAACAGAAGAAGAAATACCTGCCTGACGTGGCCTGCGGCCGGAAACTGACTGCATTCGCCTTAACCGAATCAACCGCTGGTTCGGATGTGAGCGGTATCCAGACCACGGCCGTTCGGGAGGGCGACGAATACATCCTGAACGGTACCAAGCAGTGGATCACCAATGCGGGTGAAGCGGCCATCTATTGCGTCATAGCCGTTACCGACCGGTCCAAAGGCCCGCGCGGGGCCAGTTTTTTTATCGTGGAAAAGGATGATCCCGGACTTAAATTCGGTAAAAAAGAGAAGAAGATGGGTATTCGCACCTCAACCACGGGCGAGCTTATCTTCAATGACTGCCATATTCCGGTCGAGCGGCTCATCAGCCGGGAAGGCATGGGTTTTATCATCGCCATGAAGGCCTTTGACCTCTCCCGGCCCGGGGTGGGCAGCCTTGGCGTCGGCCTCAGTCAGGGCGCCCTGGAGGCGGCTGTCGAATTTGCCCGGACCAGGATTCAGTTCGGCCGCCCCATTATGGCGCAGCAGGCAGTGCAGCACATCCTCGCTGACATGGCCACCACCATTGAGGCCGGCCGGGCCCTGGTCTATGCGGCCGCCAGGTATATTGACAGCGGCGCCCGGAACATATCCAGGGATTCAGCCATGGCCAAGCTCTTCCCTACGGATATGGCCATGAAGGTCACGACCGATGCGGTTCAGGTTTTCGGCGGTCACGGCTACATGCGGGAATATCCAGTGGAAAAGATGATGCGCGACGCCAAGATCCTCCAGATATTTGAAGGCACCAACCAGATCCAGCGCAATATCATTGGCCAGGAATTGAATAAGGAATTCGGCTCAAAAAAGAAGAAGAGGTAATCCAGTCCAGTGGATATCGCCGTCTGTATAAAACAGGTCCCAAACACCAGTGAGGTCAGGCTGGACCCGGAGACCAAGACCCTCAAACGGGAAGGTGTGGAAAGCATCGTCAATCCGTTTGACATGTACGCCGTCGAGACCGGCCTTGTCCTGAAGGACCGGTTCGGAGGCACGGTCAGGGCGCTCACCATGGGCCCGCCTCAAGCCGAGGAGGCGCTGCGGGAGGTGGTCAGCTACGGGGTGGACGAGGTGGCTCTTCTTTCGGACCGCGCCTTTGCCGGGGCCGATACCTGGGCGACCGCCTATACCCTGTCCAAGGGGATTCAGAAGCTGGGCCGTTTCGATCTGGTTATCTGCGGTAAACAGGCCATTGACGGCGACACGGCCCAGGTCGGCCCGGGTCTGGCGGAACATCTCGGCCTGCCTTACGTCGCTTTTGTCCGGCGCATGGTTGAGGTGGACCTTGAGTCTAAGCGCATGATCGTCGAAAGATTGACGGACGATGGATATGATGTGGTCGAGACCTCCCTTCCGGCCCTGATCACCGTGGTCAAGGAGATTAATGAGCCACGGGTGCCTTCGCTCAAAGGCAAAATGAGAGCCAGGAAGATCGAGGTCCCGGTTTTTACAGCCGCAGACCTCGAGGTTGATCCTGAATCGGTGGGCCTGACCGGCTCTTTTACCCAGGTCATCGAGGTCTTTGCCCCCAGGCCCCGGGAAAACAGGGTCATGTTCGAGGGAGAGGCGGAAAGGCAGGTGGAAAGGCTGCTGGCCGGTCTGAAAAAAGACAAGGTCCTGACCGCCAAGGTTGATTGAACATGAGCCTGATCGTTGACCCTGATCTCTGTACCGCCTGTGAGGACTGCATCGAGGCCTGTCCCTTCGACGCGATCGCCCTTAAGGACGGCCTGGCTCAGGCGAATGAAAAATGCAACTTTTGCGGGGCCTGTATTGACGTTTGCCCGGTTCAGGCCATCACTATTGAGAAAAAAACACAGGCCCAGGCCGCTGACGGCTACGAGGGCGTCTGGATTTTCGCCGAGCAGAGGCGAGGCCGGCTGGCCCAGGTGGCCTTCGAGCTCCTGGGAGAAGGCAGACGTCTGGCCGACAGGCTGGGTGTCTCCCTGGGGGCGGTCCTGTTCGGTCATGAGGTCAGGGATGAGGTCAGTCAGCTTTTCGGGTACGGCGCAGACACGGTTTACCTGGCCGATGACCCGATGCTGGGCGGTTTTAGCGATGATGTCTATGGCACGCTGCTTACAAAAATGATCAGACAGCATCGGCCTGAGATCGTTTTGTGCGGCGCGACCTCAATCGGCCGCTCCTTCATCCCCCGGGTCGCCACCATCCTGGGCACCGGCCTGACCGCGGACTGCACCGGCCTGGACATCCGCGCTGCGGATCGTCTCCTTCTTCAAACCCGGCCCGCCTTTGGCGGCAATATCATGGCGACCATCATCTGCCCGGCCGCCCGCCCCCAGATGGCCACGGTTCGCCCCAGGGTCTTTCGCCGCGGGCCTTATCAGGAAGGCAGAAAAGGGGAGCTGGTCGAGATCGCCGTGGCTGAAAGTCAGATCGTCTCCCGGACAAAACTTCTGGAGGTGGTGGAGGATCTTTCGGAAAAAGTCAATCTGGCCGAGGCTGATGTCCTTGTGGCCGGCGGCCGGGGCCTGGGCCATGGCAAGCATTTCGATCTGCTCTATGAGCTGGCCGATCTCTTGAACGGGGCCGTCGCCGCGTCGCGCGGCGCGGTTGACGCGGGCTGGATTTCCTATGCCCACCAGGTCGGCCAGACAGGCAAGACTGTTTCTTCCAGGCTCTACATCGCCTGCGGCATTTCCGGCGCGGTGCAGCACCTGGCCGGCATGCAGTCCTCAGAGGTAATAGTGGCCGTCAATAAAGACCCTTATGCGCCTATTTTTGACGTGGCCAACTACGGCCTGGTCGGCGATCTGTTCGATATCGTTCCGGCGCTGGTCAAGCGGCTCAAGGCCGGTCGGTCGTGAAGTGCGGCGGCCCGGAATGAAACCACTTGACTCATGGATGGACTTGTGGAATAAAAGTTTAACCGATATTCATTGTCAGGCAGTCAGGGGCGCGAAGCAGTGACCGATTCGAAGAGGGTCATTTATATAACCGGCGGATCGCGAGGCATCGGTCGGGCCACGGCCTTTCGGCTCGCCGGTCCTGAAACGGCGATCGTGCTCAATCATTTTGACCAGGATGAGTCGGTCGCGCAGGAGACCCTGGACGGCCTGATCAGAAGGGGCTCGGAGGCCGAACTCCAGTATTATGACGTTTCAGACACGCAGGCGGTGCAAAAGCACCTGGGCGCGGTCATTGAAAAATACGGCGGCCTCGACGTCCTGGTCAACAATGCCGGCATCACCAGGGACGCTTTCTTGATCCGCATGAAGGAAGAAGACTGGGATGTGGTTTTGAATGTCAATCTGAAGGCGGTTTTCAACTGCTCCCAGGTTGTAGCCAAGGCCATGATCAAGAAGCGCTCCGGCCGAATCGTGAATGTGGCCTCGGTTTCCGGAATCATGGGCAATGTCGGCCAGGCCAACTACTCGGCTTCAAAGGCCGGAATCATCGGGCTGACCAAGACCCTGGCCCGGGAACTGGCCCCCCGTAAAATTACCGTCAATGCCGTGGCCCCGGGTTTTATCGAAACGGATATGACCGCGGCCATGCCTGAGAAGGCCATCGAGCGCGTCAAGGCCATGATTCCTCTGGGCCGGGGAGGCCGGCCCGCGGAGGTGGCCGAGGTTATTGCTTTTCTGACTTCAGACGCCGCCTCCTACCTCACCGGTCAGGTGATCCATGTTGACGGCGGAATGCATATGTGAGTTTCAGAGACCTGTTACGGGTTTCCATTAATCCCGAAGGAGGATACGTGAATGTCAATCGAAGAAAAGGTCAAGGAGATTATCGTTGAACAGCTGGGCGTTGAAGAAGCTGATGTCGTGGTTGCGGCTTCTTTTGTTGACGACCTGGGCGCCGATTCCCTGGACCTGGTCGAGATGATTATGGCCATGGAGGAGGAGTTCGATATGTCCATCTCAGACGAGGATGCCGAGAATATAAAGACGGTCCAGGACGCCATTAACTACATAACTGAAAATTCCTGACCAAGGGAGCTGGTCTCTTGGAGCTAGCAAGCAAAAAACGGGTCGTCATAACCGGCCTCGGTATTGTGTCGCCGCTGGGCGTCGGTGTGGAGACAAACTGGGAAGCCCTCATTGCCGGTCGTTCCGGAGTCGTCCCCATTACCAAGTTTGACGCCAGCCATCATAAGACCCAGATCGCCGGAGAGGTCAAGGATTTCAGGTCCGAGGACTTTCTGAGCCGCAAAGACATCAAACGACTTGATCTCTTTGTACATTATGCCATTGCCGCGGCCCGGATGGCCATGGAAGACAGCCGCCTCAATGTCAATGAGGCAAACGCAGACAAGATCGGATGCGTGCTTGGAACCGGTCTCGGCGGCCTGAATTCGCTGGAAGCCTGTCACAGCATCTTGTTAAACAAGGGGCCTGACCGGATTACCCCGTCTTTCATCCCCGCGCTTATTGCTAACATGGCCCCGGGGCAGGTTTCCATTGAATACGGACTCAAAGGCCCTAACCTCTGTTTTTCAACCGCCTGCTCCGCCGGGACCCATGCCATCGGGGAGAGTTTCCGCCTGATCCAGTCGGGCAAGGCTGTGGCCATGCTCGGCGGGGGAACTGAGGCGACTATTACCGGGCTTGGCGTGGCCGGTTTCAATGCCATGAGGGCCATTTCGACGCGGAATGATGAGCCTGAAAAAGCCAGCCGTCCGTTTGAACGGGATCGCGATGGCTTTGTCATGGCCGAAGGAGCGGGCATCCTGGTGCTGGAGGAGCTGGAGTATGCGCTTGAGAGAGGGGCGCGGATTCATGCCGAGGTGGTCGGCTTTGGGATGTCCAGCGACGCTTTTGACCGCGTCGCGCCGCCTGAAGGAGGCGCCGGCGCGGTCCAGTGCATGCGGTCCGCTATTGAGGACGCCGGCCTGGCCCCGGACGACATTGACTACATCAATGCCCATGGCACCTCGACCTCGCTGAACGATCTCTACGAGACCCAGGCCATCAAGACGGTCTTCGGCGCGCGGGCCGGGCAGGTTCCGGTTAGTTCATCCAAGTCAATGGTCGGCCATCTCCTGGGTGCGGCCGGTGGGGTGGAATCCATCTATACGGTATTGACCATCAAGCGGGGGATCATTCCCCCGACTATCAATTATGAACATCCAGACCCGGAGTGCGACCTGGACTACGTGCCCAATCAAGCGCGCCAGGCACAGGTAACAACAGCCATGAGCAACTCCTTTGGGTTTGGCGGAACGAACGGGACGCTTATTTTTAAGGCCTTCAGCTCATCGTAAAGGTTTCGGGGTGCTGAAGGGGCCTTTTACTGGCCCCTTTATCGTATGGCGACCTTGCAGGAAGGGCGCATGAAGATCATCATCGGCAGCGATCATGCGGGTTTTCATTTCAAGGAAATGATCAAAACCCATCTTGAAAATAAAAATCATGAGGTCGTGGACGCCGGGCCCAGAGAAGCCAAAAGCTGCGACTATCCTGAATTCGGCTTGAAGGTGGCCCGGGCCGTGGCCCAGGGGAACTATGACCATGGAGTCCTGATCTGCGGCACCGGCATCGGCATGTCCATGGTAGCCAACCGCGTCAAAGGCGTCCGGGCCGCTTTGTGTCTGACTGAATTTCAGGCCCGTATGGCCCGCGCCCACAACGACGCCAACGTTCTTGTCCTGGGGGCGCGCGTCCTGGGTCCTGACCTGGCGCTGTCCATCCTTGACGTTTACTTTGAGACAGGCTTTGAGGGTGGACGGCATCAGCGCCGTATTGATCTGTTTAACTTTGTGGATTGAGCGGTCTAGCTTATGGATTACTTAGCCAAAACCGATCCCGAAATATTTGAGGCC encodes:
- a CDS encoding DUF177 domain-containing protein, producing MKIRVTDIPVTGMELFYNLTVREVEVRLTALGGERVRLAAPVMTRFKLERTGDRVLIQAKVSTVLRLVCSLCLDEFDMPMSEDVFLALTPFSNEQAEKEVTAGELNEEYYDGEEVDLWPMIQGQLFLALPIRPVCREGCQGLCLICGQNLNVKSCGCSSPAGHPGFMKLAQLKENLSKK
- the rpmF gene encoding 50S ribosomal protein L32 is translated as MAVQKRKMSRSKSRKRRTHYSQKQPTLVHCSQCDELKLPHHVCPNCGTYQGRQIIEVGEG
- the plsX gene encoding phosphate acyltransferase PlsX, giving the protein MFSMKIAMDAMGGDQAPGVVVQGSVEAVRDLGVSVILVGDEQALDRELAKTGPVSSRISIKHCTQVAAMDEPPIEVLRRKKDSSVRVAFELVKLGEAQAAVSAGNSGATLAVATVVLGRMNGVERPGVASILPSVQEQFIIIDVGVNLDCKPSFLIQFGVMAHAYAREILEMERPRLALLSIGEEDSKGNLLVRQTHDLFKKSSLNFIGNIEGRDLFSGQADIVVCDGFVGNVVLKLSEGLTEIINGMLQQELNTGPWPRADVMILQDVFKRFRKKVDYAEFGGAPLLGVNGVGVISHGRSSPRAIKNAIRTAAEFVRLKMPERLQAGLEESRELIASTRPKRH
- a CDS encoding acyl-CoA dehydrogenase family protein, whose amino-acid sequence is MDYFLTEEQQMIQDLARQIAEDKVLPLRAELDEKEEFSHEIIKHFADSDLLGLNIPEEYDGMGMGVFEQVLATEQVARICCGTAVTFASAGLGAAPILLYGSEEQKKKYLPDVACGRKLTAFALTESTAGSDVSGIQTTAVREGDEYILNGTKQWITNAGEAAIYCVIAVTDRSKGPRGASFFIVEKDDPGLKFGKKEKKMGIRTSTTGELIFNDCHIPVERLISREGMGFIIAMKAFDLSRPGVGSLGVGLSQGALEAAVEFARTRIQFGRPIMAQQAVQHILADMATTIEAGRALVYAAARYIDSGARNISRDSAMAKLFPTDMAMKVTTDAVQVFGGHGYMREYPVEKMMRDAKILQIFEGTNQIQRNIIGQELNKEFGSKKKKR
- a CDS encoding electron transfer flavoprotein subunit beta/FixA family protein, which gives rise to MDIAVCIKQVPNTSEVRLDPETKTLKREGVESIVNPFDMYAVETGLVLKDRFGGTVRALTMGPPQAEEALREVVSYGVDEVALLSDRAFAGADTWATAYTLSKGIQKLGRFDLVICGKQAIDGDTAQVGPGLAEHLGLPYVAFVRRMVEVDLESKRMIVERLTDDGYDVVETSLPALITVVKEINEPRVPSLKGKMRARKIEVPVFTAADLEVDPESVGLTGSFTQVIEVFAPRPRENRVMFEGEAERQVERLLAGLKKDKVLTAKVD
- a CDS encoding electron transfer flavoprotein subunit alpha; its protein translation is MSLIVDPDLCTACEDCIEACPFDAIALKDGLAQANEKCNFCGACIDVCPVQAITIEKKTQAQAADGYEGVWIFAEQRRGRLAQVAFELLGEGRRLADRLGVSLGAVLFGHEVRDEVSQLFGYGADTVYLADDPMLGGFSDDVYGTLLTKMIRQHRPEIVLCGATSIGRSFIPRVATILGTGLTADCTGLDIRAADRLLLQTRPAFGGNIMATIICPAARPQMATVRPRVFRRGPYQEGRKGELVEIAVAESQIVSRTKLLEVVEDLSEKVNLAEADVLVAGGRGLGHGKHFDLLYELADLLNGAVAASRGAVDAGWISYAHQVGQTGKTVSSRLYIACGISGAVQHLAGMQSSEVIVAVNKDPYAPIFDVANYGLVGDLFDIVPALVKRLKAGRS
- the fabG gene encoding 3-oxoacyl-[acyl-carrier-protein] reductase, whose translation is MTDSKRVIYITGGSRGIGRATAFRLAGPETAIVLNHFDQDESVAQETLDGLIRRGSEAELQYYDVSDTQAVQKHLGAVIEKYGGLDVLVNNAGITRDAFLIRMKEEDWDVVLNVNLKAVFNCSQVVAKAMIKKRSGRIVNVASVSGIMGNVGQANYSASKAGIIGLTKTLARELAPRKITVNAVAPGFIETDMTAAMPEKAIERVKAMIPLGRGGRPAEVAEVIAFLTSDAASYLTGQVIHVDGGMHM
- the acpP gene encoding acyl carrier protein, with the translated sequence MSIEEKVKEIIVEQLGVEEADVVVAASFVDDLGADSLDLVEMIMAMEEEFDMSISDEDAENIKTVQDAINYITENS
- the fabF gene encoding beta-ketoacyl-ACP synthase II; the encoded protein is MELASKKRVVITGLGIVSPLGVGVETNWEALIAGRSGVVPITKFDASHHKTQIAGEVKDFRSEDFLSRKDIKRLDLFVHYAIAAARMAMEDSRLNVNEANADKIGCVLGTGLGGLNSLEACHSILLNKGPDRITPSFIPALIANMAPGQVSIEYGLKGPNLCFSTACSAGTHAIGESFRLIQSGKAVAMLGGGTEATITGLGVAGFNAMRAISTRNDEPEKASRPFERDRDGFVMAEGAGILVLEELEYALERGARIHAEVVGFGMSSDAFDRVAPPEGGAGAVQCMRSAIEDAGLAPDDIDYINAHGTSTSLNDLYETQAIKTVFGARAGQVPVSSSKSMVGHLLGAAGGVESIYTVLTIKRGIIPPTINYEHPDPECDLDYVPNQARQAQVTTAMSNSFGFGGTNGTLIFKAFSSS
- the rpiB gene encoding ribose 5-phosphate isomerase B produces the protein MKIIIGSDHAGFHFKEMIKTHLENKNHEVVDAGPREAKSCDYPEFGLKVARAVAQGNYDHGVLICGTGIGMSMVANRVKGVRAALCLTEFQARMARAHNDANVLVLGARVLGPDLALSILDVYFETGFEGGRHQRRIDLFNFVD